One stretch of Erpetoichthys calabaricus chromosome 14, fErpCal1.3, whole genome shotgun sequence DNA includes these proteins:
- the LOC114665109 gene encoding 7-methylguanosine phosphate-specific 5'-nucleotidase-like isoform X3: MVPELHNVSVHIRDRKKVEDTLECFRKGGPNRVQVISDFDMTLTRFAYNGTRVPTCHNIIDNSRLISEDGKKKLKDLLNTYYPIEIDPALTVEEKLPFMVEWWTKAHNFLVAEKIQKSQITQVVKESNVMLREGFDVFFRQLHKNGIPLFIFSAGIGDILEEVIRQAGVFYSNITVVSNYMDFDGNGLLQGFKGDLIHTYNKHEGALKNSGHFEKLNDQRNVILLGDSLGDLQMADGVENMENILKIGYLNDKVDKLRGQYLKGYDIVLEKDETLNVVNAILQYISAQN, translated from the exons GTGCCAGAGCTTCATAACGTGTCAGTCCATATACGTGACAGGAAGAAGGTAGAAGACACATTAGAGTGCTTTCGCAAAGGAGGACCCAACAGAGTACAG GTCATTTCTGATTTTGACATGACTCTAACTAGATTTGCCTACAATGGGACACGTGTCCCCACTTGTCACA atattattGACAACAGCAGGCTGATTTCAGAAGATGGGAAAAAGAAG CTTAAGGACCTGTTAAATACGTACTACCCAATTGAAATTGATCCTGCCCTCACTGTTGAAGAGAAGCTGCCATTCATGGTGGAATG GTGGACAAAAGCACACAACTTTCTTGTTGCAGAGAAGATTCAGAAATCTCAAATAACTCAGGTGGTAAAGGAGTCCAATGTTATGCTCAG GGAAGGTTTTGACGTCTTTTTCAGGCAGCTACATAAGAATGGCATTCCTCTGTTCATTTTCTCTGCTGGAATTGGAGACATCCTTGAGGAGGTCATTCGGCAGGCTGGTGTTTTCTACTCCAACATCACTGTTGTCTCCAATTACATGGACTTTGATGGAAAT GGCCTTTTGCAGGGGTTCAAAGGTGATCTCATTCACACGTACAACAAGCATGAAGGAGCTCTGAAGAATTCAGGGCATTTTGAGAAGCTCAACGATCAACGTAATGTCATCTTGTTGGGTGACTCCTTGGGAGACCTCCAGATGGCTGATGGAGTTGAGAACATGGAAAACATCCTGAAGATTGGTTATCTGAATGACAAG GTGGACAAGCTTAGGGGCCAGTATTTGAAGGGTTATGACATTGTGTTGGAGAAGGACGAAACTCTGAACGTTGTGAACGCCATTCTGCAGTACATCTCGGCTCAGAACTGA
- the LOC114665109 gene encoding 7-methylguanosine phosphate-specific 5'-nucleotidase-like isoform X1: MAITIWQHLGKYKVPELHNVSVHIRDRKKVEDTLECFRKGGPNRVQVISDFDMTLTRFAYNGTRVPTCHNIIDNSRLISEDGKKKLKDLLNTYYPIEIDPALTVEEKLPFMVEWWTKAHNFLVAEKIQKSQITQVVKESNVMLREGFDVFFRQLHKNGIPLFIFSAGIGDILEEVIRQAGVFYSNITVVSNYMDFDGNGLLQGFKGDLIHTYNKHEGALKNSGHFEKLNDQRNVILLGDSLGDLQMADGVENMENILKIGYLNDKVDKLRGQYLKGYDIVLEKDETLNVVNAILQYISAQN, from the exons GTGCCAGAGCTTCATAACGTGTCAGTCCATATACGTGACAGGAAGAAGGTAGAAGACACATTAGAGTGCTTTCGCAAAGGAGGACCCAACAGAGTACAG GTCATTTCTGATTTTGACATGACTCTAACTAGATTTGCCTACAATGGGACACGTGTCCCCACTTGTCACA atattattGACAACAGCAGGCTGATTTCAGAAGATGGGAAAAAGAAG CTTAAGGACCTGTTAAATACGTACTACCCAATTGAAATTGATCCTGCCCTCACTGTTGAAGAGAAGCTGCCATTCATGGTGGAATG GTGGACAAAAGCACACAACTTTCTTGTTGCAGAGAAGATTCAGAAATCTCAAATAACTCAGGTGGTAAAGGAGTCCAATGTTATGCTCAG GGAAGGTTTTGACGTCTTTTTCAGGCAGCTACATAAGAATGGCATTCCTCTGTTCATTTTCTCTGCTGGAATTGGAGACATCCTTGAGGAGGTCATTCGGCAGGCTGGTGTTTTCTACTCCAACATCACTGTTGTCTCCAATTACATGGACTTTGATGGAAAT GGCCTTTTGCAGGGGTTCAAAGGTGATCTCATTCACACGTACAACAAGCATGAAGGAGCTCTGAAGAATTCAGGGCATTTTGAGAAGCTCAACGATCAACGTAATGTCATCTTGTTGGGTGACTCCTTGGGAGACCTCCAGATGGCTGATGGAGTTGAGAACATGGAAAACATCCTGAAGATTGGTTATCTGAATGACAAG GTGGACAAGCTTAGGGGCCAGTATTTGAAGGGTTATGACATTGTGTTGGAGAAGGACGAAACTCTGAACGTTGTGAACGCCATTCTGCAGTACATCTCGGCTCAGAACTGA
- the LOC114665109 gene encoding 7-methylguanosine phosphate-specific 5'-nucleotidase-like isoform X2, translated as MAIAIWQHLGKYKVPELHNVSVHIRDRKKVEDTLECFRKGGPNRVQVISDFDMTLTRFAYNGTRVPTCHNIIDNSRLISEDGKKKLKDLLNTYYPIEIDPALTVEEKLPFMVEWWTKAHNFLVAEKIQKSQITQVVKESNVMLREGFDVFFRQLHKNGIPLFIFSAGIGDILEEVIRQAGVFYSNITVVSNYMDFDGNGLLQGFKGDLIHTYNKHEGALKNSGHFEKLNDQRNVILLGDSLGDLQMADGVENMENILKIGYLNDKVDKLRGQYLKGYDIVLEKDETLNVVNAILQYISAQN; from the exons GTGCCAGAGCTTCATAACGTGTCAGTCCATATACGTGACAGGAAGAAGGTAGAAGACACATTAGAGTGCTTTCGCAAAGGAGGACCCAACAGAGTACAG GTCATTTCTGATTTTGACATGACTCTAACTAGATTTGCCTACAATGGGACACGTGTCCCCACTTGTCACA atattattGACAACAGCAGGCTGATTTCAGAAGATGGGAAAAAGAAG CTTAAGGACCTGTTAAATACGTACTACCCAATTGAAATTGATCCTGCCCTCACTGTTGAAGAGAAGCTGCCATTCATGGTGGAATG GTGGACAAAAGCACACAACTTTCTTGTTGCAGAGAAGATTCAGAAATCTCAAATAACTCAGGTGGTAAAGGAGTCCAATGTTATGCTCAG GGAAGGTTTTGACGTCTTTTTCAGGCAGCTACATAAGAATGGCATTCCTCTGTTCATTTTCTCTGCTGGAATTGGAGACATCCTTGAGGAGGTCATTCGGCAGGCTGGTGTTTTCTACTCCAACATCACTGTTGTCTCCAATTACATGGACTTTGATGGAAAT GGCCTTTTGCAGGGGTTCAAAGGTGATCTCATTCACACGTACAACAAGCATGAAGGAGCTCTGAAGAATTCAGGGCATTTTGAGAAGCTCAACGATCAACGTAATGTCATCTTGTTGGGTGACTCCTTGGGAGACCTCCAGATGGCTGATGGAGTTGAGAACATGGAAAACATCCTGAAGATTGGTTATCTGAATGACAAG GTGGACAAGCTTAGGGGCCAGTATTTGAAGGGTTATGACATTGTGTTGGAGAAGGACGAAACTCTGAACGTTGTGAACGCCATTCTGCAGTACATCTCGGCTCAGAACTGA